Below is a window of Myxococcales bacterium DNA.
TGCAGCCCGGGGGCTCGGCTCCACCGGAGTCGATTGTATTCACTGCAGACTATGGGCGTCGCATCGCGGCCGTGGTCGGGATCAGCCGCTACACCCATCTGAGCAATCTCGAAGGTGCGGCGAGGGACGCCAAGGCTACCGGCGACATGCTCAGGGCATTGGGTTTCGACGAGGTGCTCGAACTCTACGACGAAGATGCGACACGCGAATCCATCCTCGATCTGCTCGGCAACCAACTCCAGCGAAAGACCACGGCGAACGACCTCGCGTTCATCTTCTTTGCGGGACATGGAACCACCGAAACCCTGCCGAACGGTGAAAAGCGGGGATATCTGGTTCCCACTGATGGAACCACCGAAGACGCCTATACCACTGGCATCTCAATGGAGACGATTCGCGACCTTTCCAATCGACTGCCCGCAAAGCACGTGTACTACGCCATTGACGCCTGCTATTCCGGCAGTCTCGCGGTGTCTCGGGGACAGGGACGGCCCAATACCCCCAGTCAGCGCATCCAGGCCGTTCAGATGCTGACCGCCGGGACGGAAGGCCAGCAGGCGATCGAGCAAGGCGGCCGCGGCGTCTTTACCACTTATCTGTTGCAGGGCATGCGCGGCGAAGCCGACCGCAACGGGGATAAAGTTGTGACCGCGTCGGAGATTGGTTGGTTCGTTTCGGATCAAGTGAGGCTTGCAACCAAGAGTCGCCAAACCCCGGTGTACGGTCGCATGAGCGGCGCCGGTGAAGTCGCGTTCGGAATGGGGAGCCAGTAATTCGATGTCTCTACTTCTCCGCTTTTTTCTGCTCGGGATGGTCCTGTCCATTGCTGCGGGCATGGCTGCGGGCGCGGCTGCCGACACGGTGCTGGGAAAGGCCGCCGGGAAAGGTGACGCGTCGACGGTTGCGCGTCTGCTCGCCGAGGGTGGCGATCCGAATGAAGGCGACGACGACGGAGTGACGGCACTGCATCAGGCCGCCGCCAGCGGGCACTTCGCAATCGTGAAGCTGCTCGTGGAAGCCGGGGCCGATGTCAATCAAGCAGAATACGACGGCGACACCGCCCTGATCAATGCCAGCGCGTTCGGTCATGCAGACGTCGTCGGTTATTTAATCGACCACGGTGCCGATCCCACCGTCGAGAGTTCCCAGGGTCTCCTCGCCATCAAGCACGCTCGCAATGGACGCCACAGCGATGT
It encodes the following:
- a CDS encoding ankyrin repeat domain-containing protein, which produces MKWFGSSRSNVRQTPAPLTSVLRLLPALLALSMWLATPSTAASLARSAKKGDLAKVEALIAAGADLDKPDSRGNTPIYHAASKGHADVVEALAQAGADVDSENGFGSTPLHIASYEGHVEVIRVLVTYGANIDAVNAPRGSGNLLANGSGASLIRRGPTPSTPMMKAARAGELEAVKTLIELGAKLPARDAVKQAQQKGHKEIAAYITKATRDRKGQRMQPGGSAPPESIVFTADYGRRIAAVVGISRYTHLSNLEGAARDAKATGDMLRALGFDEVLELYDEDATRESILDLLGNQLQRKTTANDLAFIFFAGHGTTETLPNGEKRGYLVPTDGTTEDAYTTGISMETIRDLSNRLPAKHVYYAIDACYSGSLAVSRGQGRPNTPSQRIQAVQMLTAGTEGQQAIEQGGRGVFTTYLLQGMRGEADRNGDKVVTASEIGWFVSDQVRLATKSRQTPVYGRMSGAGEVAFGMGSQ